From Aquificota bacterium, one genomic window encodes:
- the fusA gene encoding elongation factor G, with protein sequence MPRLVPIERLRNIGIVAHIDAGKTTTTERILYYTEKTYKIGEVHEGAATMDWMPQERERGITITAATTACYWKDHQINIIDTPGHVDFSVEVVRSMKVLDGIIFIFSAVEGVQPQSEANWRWADRFGVPRIAFINKLDRLGADFYRVFNEIEKKLSIKPVAIQIPIGAEDNFKGVVDLMEMKAIIWLEETLGARYEIVDIPEEYVDKAQEWHAKMVEAIVEKDDELMMKYLEGEEIPKEDLKRVLRKATINKELVPVLCGSAFKNKGVQPLLDAVLDYLPSPLDVPPVRGINPKTGQEEERKPFDDEPFCAYAFKVMSDPYAGQLTYFRVFSGKVTAGSYVYNATKDKKERVGRLLLMHANSREDVQEAAAGEIVAAVGMDAATGDTLCDEKYPILLEKLEFPEPVISMAIEPKTKKDQEKLSQVLNKFMKEDPTFKASVDPETGQTLIHGMGELHLEIIVDRMKREYGIEVNVGKPQVAYKETIKGKAVAEGKFIRQTGGRGQYGHAVIEVEPLERGQGFIFENAIVGGIIPKEFIPAVEEGVKEAMQNGVLAGYPVVDVKVKLFDGSYHEVDSSEMAFKIAGSMAFKEAAKKAGLVLLEPIMEVEVETPEDYVGDVIGDLNSRRGRIVGMENKGVITAIKAYVPLAEMFGYATTLRSLTQGRGTFIMKFSHYDEVPQHIAEQIIGERMATAK encoded by the coding sequence ATGCCAAGATTAGTACCAATAGAAAGGCTAAGAAATATAGGAATAGTTGCCCACATAGACGCTGGAAAGACCACCACCACAGAAAGGATACTGTATTACACAGAAAAAACCTATAAAATAGGCGAAGTGCATGAAGGCGCTGCCACTATGGACTGGATGCCTCAAGAAAGGGAAAGGGGTATAACCATCACAGCTGCAACCACTGCCTGCTACTGGAAGGACCATCAGATAAACATAATAGACACACCAGGACACGTGGACTTCTCTGTGGAAGTGGTTCGTTCTATGAAGGTTTTGGATGGAATAATCTTCATCTTCTCCGCGGTGGAAGGCGTTCAGCCCCAATCGGAGGCAAACTGGAGGTGGGCAGACAGGTTTGGTGTTCCAAGAATAGCCTTTATTAATAAGCTGGATAGGTTGGGTGCAGACTTTTATAGGGTTTTTAACGAGATTGAAAAGAAATTAAGCATAAAGCCAGTGGCCATTCAAATACCCATAGGCGCGGAAGATAACTTTAAGGGTGTGGTAGACCTAATGGAAATGAAGGCCATCATATGGCTTGAAGAAACCTTGGGGGCAAGGTATGAGATAGTAGATATTCCAGAGGAGTATGTGGATAAGGCTCAGGAATGGCATGCCAAGATGGTAGAAGCCATAGTGGAAAAGGATGATGAGCTTATGATGAAGTACTTAGAGGGTGAAGAGATCCCCAAGGAAGACCTAAAAAGGGTATTGAGAAAGGCCACTATAAATAAAGAGCTGGTGCCGGTTTTATGTGGTTCAGCATTTAAAAATAAGGGTGTTCAACCACTCCTTGATGCTGTGCTTGACTATCTACCATCTCCCTTGGATGTACCACCAGTGCGTGGTATAAATCCAAAGACAGGGCAAGAAGAAGAAAGAAAACCTTTTGATGATGAACCCTTCTGTGCTTATGCCTTTAAGGTAATGAGCGACCCCTATGCAGGCCAGCTTACCTACTTTAGAGTCTTCTCCGGGAAAGTCACCGCTGGTTCTTATGTGTATAACGCTACAAAGGACAAGAAGGAAAGGGTAGGAAGGCTTCTCCTTATGCACGCCAACTCAAGGGAAGATGTGCAAGAAGCTGCGGCTGGTGAGATAGTGGCAGCCGTGGGTATGGATGCAGCCACGGGAGATACTCTCTGTGATGAAAAGTACCCCATACTACTTGAGAAGCTTGAATTCCCCGAGCCAGTTATATCAATGGCTATAGAACCAAAGACAAAAAAGGACCAAGAGAAGCTTTCACAGGTGCTCAATAAGTTCATGAAAGAGGACCCAACCTTTAAGGCCAGCGTGGACCCAGAAACGGGACAAACCCTTATCCACGGTATGGGAGAGCTTCACCTTGAAATTATAGTAGATAGGATGAAACGAGAGTACGGCATAGAGGTTAATGTGGGCAAGCCTCAAGTGGCTTATAAAGAAACTATAAAGGGTAAGGCCGTAGCAGAGGGCAAGTTTATACGTCAAACTGGTGGTAGAGGTCAATATGGCCACGCGGTTATAGAAGTAGAGCCCTTAGAAAGAGGTCAAGGTTTTATCTTTGAAAACGCTATAGTGGGTGGAATAATACCCAAAGAGTTTATACCTGCCGTGGAAGAAGGTGTAAAAGAAGCAATGCAAAACGGCGTTTTGGCGGGTTATCCTGTGGTTGATGTAAAGGTTAAGCTATTTGATGGATCTTACCACGAAGTAGACTCTTCAGAAATGGCCTTTAAGATAGCAGGTTCAATGGCCTTTAAAGAAGCCGCCAAAAAGGCAGGGCTTGTACTGCTTGAACCCATAATGGAAGTGGAAGTGGAAACACCAGAAGATTATGTGGGAGATGTTATAGGAGACCTTAATTCAAGAAGGGGAAGGATAGTAGGTATGGAAAATAAAGGAGTTATAACTGCTATAAAGGCTTATGTGCCACTCGCTGAAATGTTTGGTTATGCTACCACACTTAGGAGCTTGACACAAGGAAGAGGAACATTTATAATGAAATTTTCTCATTATGATGAGGTTCCCCAGCATATAGCGGAGCAGATAATAGGGGAACGTATGGCAACAGCAAAATAA
- the rpsG gene encoding 30S ribosomal protein S7, which yields MPRKGPVPPREILPDPKYGDVIVHKLINKVMKDGKKSVAEWIVYTALESAAKEVNMHPVELLHKVVEKLKPEFEVRPRRVGGATYQVPVEVPPRRQISLALKWLVEAARERARHRGSYTMVERLKAEMLDVLQDKGGAIKRKEDTHKMAEANKVFAHFRW from the coding sequence ATGCCAAGAAAGGGACCAGTTCCTCCAAGAGAGATACTTCCAGACCCTAAATACGGCGATGTAATAGTGCATAAGCTTATAAACAAGGTAATGAAGGATGGTAAAAAATCGGTAGCCGAATGGATAGTCTATACAGCCCTTGAATCTGCTGCAAAGGAAGTTAATATGCATCCAGTGGAACTGCTACATAAAGTGGTGGAAAAGCTAAAACCCGAGTTTGAGGTGCGCCCCAGAAGGGTAGGTGGTGCCACCTATCAGGTGCCCGTAGAAGTACCACCAAGAAGACAGATAAGCTTGGCTCTCAAGTGGCTGGTTGAGGCAGCAAGAGAAAGGGCAAGGCACAGAGGAAGCTATACCATGGTGGAAAGGCTAAAGGCGGAGATGCTTGATGTTCTTCAGGATAAGGGTGGCGCCATAAAGAGGAAGGAAGATACCCACAAGATGGCAGAAGCTAATAAAGTTTTTGCCCACTTTAGATGGTAA
- the rpsL gene encoding 30S ribosomal protein S12, whose product MPTINQLVKYGREKKKKKSKAPALQGNPQKRGVCVRVYTVTPKKPNSALRKVARVRLSNGIEVTAYIPGEGHNLQEHSLVLVRGGRVKDLPGVRYKVVRGALDTAGVANRRQSRSKYGTKRPKAGQQAQAKGGKK is encoded by the coding sequence ATGCCTACCATAAACCAGCTTGTAAAGTACGGTAGGGAAAAGAAGAAGAAGAAGAGTAAGGCACCCGCCCTACAGGGCAACCCTCAAAAGAGGGGAGTCTGCGTTAGGGTATATACAGTAACCCCCAAAAAACCAAACTCCGCCCTTAGGAAGGTTGCCAGGGTAAGGCTCTCAAACGGTATAGAGGTTACCGCCTACATACCTGGGGAAGGCCATAACCTTCAAGAACACTCCTTGGTGCTTGTAAGAGGCGGAAGGGTTAAGGACCTACCGGGTGTGAGGTACAAGGTGGTAAGAGGAGCCCTTGATACAGCTGGCGTTGCCAACAGAAGACAGTCCAGGTCCAAGTATGGTACAAAGAGGCCAAAGGCTGGCCAACAAGCACAGGCAAAGGGAGGTAAGAAGTAA
- the rpoC gene encoding DNA-directed RNA polymerase subunit beta' codes for MKKGLLPFERIKLMLASPEEIRSWSYGEVKKPETINYRTHKPEKDGLFCAKIFGPIKDYECLCGKYRGKRFEGTICDRCGVEVTRSYVRRQRFGHIELAAPVAHIWFLKSTPSKIATLMGLSVRDVERVIYFESYLVIEYPMDEEEEKAFREQEDTIPLRDEMGNVKFVKLHVVDEDTYNAEFAINLEHKYEGGMGAEIIKKVLASLDLETYAKKLREEVKPYSLGYEDLSEELYNKYKKLYERMIRVLVEDFSLYGVDIKVPEGMSLADALHGIICNKLYLNVDTGELSEEALEGYQTGKEAIQAYYERLRQKKKDLPVFEKIKADIRNAVLKEVSETKVKKLLRVLKLVEDFIKSGNRPEWMIIEVLPVLPPELRPLVALDGGRFATSDLNDLYRRIINRNNRLKRLIELDAPEIIIRNEKRMLQEVVSALIDNGKRGRVVTQNGRALKSLSDYLRGKQGRFRQNLLGKRVDYSGRSVIVVGPELKMHQCGLPRIMALELFKPFVYRRLEEKGYATSIKNAKKLVEQKTPEVWECLEEVVKQHPVLLNRAPTLHRMSIQAFEPVLVDGKAIQLHPLVCPPFNADFDGDQMAVHVPLGITAQLEAYILMLSTQNILSPAHGKPITMPSQDMILGVYYITQELPNVKGEGKLFFSKEDVILALENKRVDIHARIKLRLEDGKLIETTPGRVLFNSILPEDYPFVNEPMDKKKVSKLIANIYNKYGVERTAKFLDDLKELGFNLATKAAVSIGIEDLQIPKVKKDILLQAFEQTDEIAELHRNGIITAKERYNRIIDLWSEITDKVSKAMFDEIEKSERKEGDKTYTGIFNPIYMMANSGARGNRDQIRQLAAMRGLMAKHTGEFIETPIVSNFREGLSVLEYFISTYGARKGLADTALKTAFAGYLTRRLVDVAQDITIVEKDCGTYKGIVMEPIVEGGEEKVSLKERIIGRTLAEDVIDPYTGEVIAQRNQIVDEALADKIVHAGIERVVVRSPLTCESQYGICAMCYGWDLSQRKLVDIGEAVGIIAAQSIGEPGTQLTMRTFHIGGATVAERVKGELSNETAGKVKYYNIKLITNREGKKINISKDGAIGILDKEGRMVERHAVPYGASILVEEGKEVQENTILAEWDPFNTFIIAEEPGRVEFKDIALDITVKEERDPLTGKTSTIVSFTRPKDAMLHTPKIVVHTEDGREVSYDLPVNSIINIPADKISFEWMVCPTCSESEGTEIQHKYYVVKDYFVQPGDILARIPKEMAKVRDIVGGLPRVEELFEARRPKNPAILTEIDGTVRIFEDADEVIVFNPKTGETRKYDIKKDEYILVSHGQYIQKGANITESIKAEVEGQVRIKGKGYRVVVYNKETGLQKEYFVPKGKHLLVKNGDTVKAGDPLTDGTPVPEEILRIKGMEELQKFLLKEVQMVYRLQGVDINDKHFEIIIRQMLRRRRIVDPGDSRFLVNEEVEIEELQKEIERIKEEGGKIPKAEPILVGISKAALTSRSWISAASFQETTKVLTDAACEGKVDDLRGIKENVIIGNLIPAGTGLGEYTEVEVIEEEKAKVFKDML; via the coding sequence ATGAAGAAAGGGCTTTTACCCTTTGAAAGAATAAAACTTATGCTTGCCTCTCCGGAGGAGATAAGAAGCTGGAGCTATGGGGAGGTAAAAAAGCCAGAGACAATAAACTACAGGACACACAAACCTGAAAAGGATGGACTCTTCTGTGCAAAGATCTTTGGTCCCATAAAGGATTATGAGTGCCTTTGTGGAAAGTATAGGGGTAAGCGCTTTGAAGGAACTATATGCGACCGTTGTGGTGTAGAGGTGACAAGGTCCTACGTAAGGCGTCAAAGGTTTGGGCATATAGAACTTGCAGCGCCAGTGGCCCACATATGGTTTTTGAAAAGCACCCCATCCAAGATAGCCACCCTTATGGGACTTTCTGTCAGGGACGTAGAAAGGGTAATATACTTTGAATCCTACTTAGTCATAGAATATCCAATGGATGAGGAGGAAGAAAAAGCCTTTAGGGAACAGGAAGATACCATCCCTCTAAGGGATGAAATGGGCAACGTCAAGTTTGTTAAGCTCCATGTGGTAGATGAGGACACATACAATGCAGAGTTCGCCATAAACCTTGAGCATAAGTATGAAGGAGGGATGGGTGCGGAGATAATAAAGAAGGTTTTGGCTTCTTTGGACCTGGAAACCTACGCCAAAAAGCTAAGAGAAGAGGTAAAGCCCTATAGTCTTGGATACGAGGACCTCTCAGAAGAGCTTTATAACAAATACAAAAAGCTCTATGAACGTATGATAAGGGTTTTGGTGGAGGACTTTAGCCTCTATGGTGTGGATATAAAGGTGCCAGAGGGCATGAGCTTAGCGGACGCCCTACATGGAATAATATGCAACAAGTTATATCTAAACGTAGATACCGGAGAATTATCAGAAGAAGCCCTTGAAGGCTATCAAACGGGCAAAGAAGCCATACAAGCCTACTACGAAAGGCTACGTCAGAAAAAGAAAGACCTGCCTGTCTTTGAGAAGATAAAGGCAGATATTAGAAACGCAGTGCTAAAGGAAGTATCAGAGACAAAGGTCAAAAAGCTTCTCAGAGTGCTAAAGCTTGTAGAAGACTTTATAAAGAGTGGAAACAGGCCCGAGTGGATGATTATAGAAGTGCTTCCCGTATTGCCTCCAGAGCTTAGACCTCTTGTGGCCCTTGATGGTGGCAGGTTTGCCACCTCAGACCTCAACGACCTCTATAGAAGGATAATAAACAGGAACAACAGGCTAAAGAGGCTTATAGAACTGGATGCTCCAGAGATCATCATAAGGAACGAAAAGAGGATGCTCCAGGAGGTGGTATCGGCCCTCATAGACAACGGTAAGCGTGGAAGGGTGGTCACCCAGAACGGAAGGGCCTTAAAGTCTCTATCGGACTATCTACGTGGTAAGCAGGGAAGGTTTAGGCAGAACCTACTTGGAAAAAGGGTAGACTATTCTGGAAGGTCTGTTATAGTGGTAGGTCCCGAGCTTAAGATGCATCAATGTGGCCTTCCAAGGATAATGGCCCTTGAACTATTCAAGCCCTTTGTCTATAGAAGATTGGAAGAAAAAGGCTATGCCACTTCCATAAAGAACGCCAAGAAGCTGGTAGAGCAAAAGACACCAGAGGTTTGGGAATGCCTGGAAGAAGTGGTAAAACAGCACCCAGTGCTTCTCAACCGTGCACCAACCCTTCACAGAATGTCCATACAGGCCTTTGAACCTGTGCTTGTAGACGGGAAGGCTATACAACTTCATCCCTTGGTTTGTCCACCCTTTAACGCGGACTTTGACGGAGACCAAATGGCCGTGCATGTGCCACTGGGAATAACTGCACAGCTTGAGGCCTACATCCTTATGCTCTCCACCCAAAACATACTCTCACCAGCCCACGGAAAGCCTATCACCATGCCCTCCCAAGATATGATATTGGGAGTTTATTACATAACACAAGAACTTCCCAACGTAAAGGGAGAGGGTAAGCTATTCTTTAGTAAAGAGGATGTAATACTTGCCCTTGAAAACAAAAGGGTCGACATCCACGCTCGCATAAAGCTAAGACTTGAAGATGGAAAGCTTATAGAGACCACACCAGGAAGGGTGCTATTTAACAGCATACTCCCAGAGGATTACCCCTTTGTAAACGAGCCTATGGATAAGAAAAAGGTATCCAAGCTCATAGCTAACATATACAACAAATACGGTGTGGAAAGGACTGCAAAATTCCTTGACGACCTAAAAGAGCTTGGTTTTAATCTAGCAACAAAGGCTGCCGTTTCCATAGGTATAGAGGACCTACAAATACCAAAGGTTAAAAAGGATATACTACTGCAAGCCTTTGAACAAACGGATGAAATAGCAGAACTACACAGAAACGGTATAATCACGGCCAAAGAAAGATACAACAGGATAATAGACCTTTGGTCCGAGATAACGGACAAGGTATCCAAGGCTATGTTTGATGAGATAGAAAAGAGCGAGAGGAAGGAAGGGGACAAAACATACACGGGCATATTCAACCCCATATACATGATGGCAAACTCTGGAGCCCGTGGAAACAGGGACCAGATAAGACAGCTCGCAGCCATGAGAGGCCTCATGGCAAAGCACACGGGCGAGTTTATAGAAACGCCCATAGTTTCCAACTTCAGAGAAGGTCTTTCTGTGCTTGAATACTTCATATCCACCTACGGAGCAAGGAAAGGTCTTGCGGACACTGCTCTAAAGACAGCCTTTGCAGGATACCTTACAAGAAGGCTTGTGGATGTGGCCCAAGACATTACCATAGTGGAAAAAGACTGCGGCACCTACAAGGGTATAGTTATGGAGCCTATTGTGGAGGGTGGAGAAGAGAAGGTATCTCTCAAAGAAAGGATAATAGGAAGGACCTTGGCGGAGGATGTGATAGACCCATACACGGGCGAGGTTATAGCCCAAAGAAATCAAATAGTAGATGAAGCCCTTGCGGACAAGATAGTGCATGCTGGTATAGAAAGGGTTGTGGTAAGGTCGCCACTTACCTGTGAGTCCCAGTATGGCATATGTGCCATGTGCTACGGATGGGATCTATCACAGAGGAAGCTTGTGGATATAGGAGAGGCCGTTGGTATTATAGCTGCCCAGTCCATAGGAGAGCCCGGAACACAGCTCACCATGAGAACCTTCCACATAGGTGGTGCGACTGTGGCGGAAAGGGTAAAGGGTGAGCTTTCCAATGAGACGGCAGGAAAGGTAAAGTACTACAACATAAAGCTTATAACCAACAGAGAAGGGAAGAAGATAAACATATCCAAGGATGGTGCCATAGGCATTCTGGATAAGGAAGGCAGGATGGTAGAACGCCACGCAGTGCCTTACGGTGCCAGCATACTGGTAGAAGAAGGCAAAGAAGTTCAAGAAAACACCATACTGGCAGAATGGGACCCATTCAACACCTTTATCATAGCCGAAGAGCCCGGAAGGGTAGAGTTTAAAGACATAGCCCTTGACATAACGGTTAAGGAAGAAAGAGACCCGCTTACCGGTAAGACTTCCACCATAGTATCCTTCACAAGGCCCAAAGATGCCATGCTCCACACACCAAAGATAGTGGTCCATACGGAGGATGGAAGAGAAGTATCTTACGACCTTCCAGTCAACTCCATCATAAACATACCAGCGGATAAGATCAGCTTTGAATGGATGGTTTGCCCCACTTGCAGTGAATCGGAAGGCACGGAGATACAGCACAAATACTACGTGGTAAAAGACTACTTTGTCCAACCGGGAGACATACTGGCACGCATACCAAAAGAAATGGCAAAGGTGCGTGATATAGTGGGTGGTCTCCCAAGGGTTGAGGAGCTTTTTGAAGCAAGGAGGCCAAAGAATCCTGCCATACTTACAGAAATAGATGGTACGGTGAGAATCTTTGAGGATGCGGACGAGGTCATAGTCTTTAATCCAAAAACTGGCGAGACAAGGAAGTATGACATAAAGAAGGATGAATACATACTTGTAAGCCACGGACAGTATATTCAAAAGGGTGCAAACATAACGGAAAGCATAAAGGCAGAGGTGGAAGGACAGGTAAGGATTAAGGGTAAGGGTTATAGGGTTGTGGTCTATAACAAGGAAACTGGGCTACAAAAAGAGTACTTTGTGCCAAAAGGCAAACACCTGCTTGTGAAGAATGGAGATACAGTAAAAGCTGGAGACCCGCTTACCGATGGAACGCCCGTGCCAGAGGAGATATTAAGGATAAAAGGCATGGAAGAACTCCAAAAGTTCCTGCTTAAAGAGGTTCAAATGGTATACAGGCTCCAGGGTGTGGATATAAACGACAAACACTTTGAGATAATCATACGTCAGATGTTAAGGCGCAGGCGCATAGTGGACCCAGGAGATAGCAGGTTCTTAGTAAACGAGGAGGTTGAAATAGAAGAGCTTCAAAAAGAGATAGAAAGGATAAAGGAAGAAGGTGGCAAAATACCAAAGGCAGAACCCATATTGGTTGGAATATCAAAGGCAGCTTTAACTTCCAGAAGCTGGATATCGGCCGCTTCTTTCCAAGAGACCACAAAGGTGCTTACCGATGCTGCCTGCGAAGGTAAGGTGGATGACCTAAGGGGTATAAAGGAGAACGTTATTATAGGAAACCTCATACCTGCAGGAACGGGCTTGGGAGAGTATACGGAAGTGGAAGTGATAGAAGAAGAGAAGGCAAAAGTATTCAAAGATATGCTATAA